One window from the genome of Pseudanabaena yagii GIHE-NHR1 encodes:
- a CDS encoding HAD family hydrolase: MKKYDAIVFDFDGVIVESVDVKTKAFAALYQEYGEQIVQQVMDYHLLHNGISRFEKFRYYQEVLLGKSLTKEVEIQLGDRFSQYVEDAVIASPYVLGADDFLEKYYQSIPLFVASGTPDEELKRIVSRRNMNHYFVSVHGSPAKKSAIIQEILTNHGFNPDRVLMVGDAIADYEGAIVAGVKFIGRVLQYPQTYPFDTETVVLPDLTHLGTAISGA; encoded by the coding sequence ATGAAAAAATATGATGCAATTGTGTTTGATTTTGATGGAGTCATCGTTGAATCAGTAGATGTCAAAACTAAAGCCTTTGCTGCCCTATATCAAGAATATGGAGAGCAAATAGTGCAGCAGGTGATGGACTATCATCTTTTGCATAATGGCATATCGCGCTTTGAAAAATTTCGCTATTATCAAGAAGTTTTGCTAGGAAAATCCTTAACGAAAGAAGTGGAAATACAACTCGGCGATCGCTTCTCACAATATGTTGAAGATGCAGTAATAGCATCGCCCTATGTATTAGGAGCCGATGATTTTCTCGAAAAGTATTATCAATCAATTCCTCTATTTGTTGCCTCTGGCACTCCTGATGAAGAATTGAAACGGATTGTGTCACGCCGTAACATGAACCATTATTTTGTCTCTGTACATGGTTCTCCTGCTAAAAAAAGCGCTATTATTCAAGAGATTTTAACAAATCATGGGTTTAATCCCGATCGCGTGTTAATGGTTGGCGATGCGATCGCTGATTATGAAGGTGCGATCGTTGCAGGTGTAAAATTTATAGGCAGGGTGTTGCAATATCCTCAAACCTATCCTTTTGACACAGAAACTGTTGTTTTGCCAGACTTAACTCATCTCGGAACTGCTATAAGTGGTGCTTAG